DNA from Vitis vinifera cultivar Pinot Noir 40024 chromosome 19, ASM3070453v1:
aaattttttaattttaaaagatataaatttttttcaatacctcaattttttttaaaccggttttaagaattatttcattttttaataattctcttagagttatatttgatatagaagTTACcactattttttacttttaaaaatacaaaatggaAAGTATATCCAAAATTACAATTTAGAAACCTAATCCTAAAAGGAATAACAATAACCAAATAGGAAACCTACTCTAATTACAAATCACTCTTTTCCATCTATAAATACGAACCATACCATACtccatatataaatataaaccaCACCTCTTAACCATACTACCTATTTTTGTTAGAGTATAATGGCGAAAACCGTGAACCTCAAGAGCTCTGACGGCCATATCTTCACCGTTGAAGAGGCAGTGGCGTTAAAATGCCACACTATCAAGAATGTTGTTGAAGACACCGGCGATGATGAAGTATTATTGCCAAAGGTGAATGGTAAAACCCTGGCTAAAGTGATGGAGTACTGTGAGAAGCATGTGAAGGAACCCTCTGGATTGGATCAGAAGGAGGTGGATGAGATGAAGAAGTGGGACATGGAGTTCGTGGACGTGGATCAAGCTGTTTTGTATGACATGCTCATGGCAGCCAATTATTTGAGCATAGCAGGGTTGATTGAGTTGATATGCATGAAGGCTGCTGACATGATCCGTGGGAAGAGTCCCGAGCAAATTCGGGAGATTTTCAAGATTGAGAACGATTTTACAAAAGAGGAGGAGGCCAAGATTCGGGGAGAAAATGCATGGGCATTTGAATAAATTATGTCAAGTTGTAGGTATTTTAGGGTTTcggttttgtattattttatttaaagatttttgtttggttctatagaaaatttataaatgagaATTGATTTTAGAATTTCTCTTTAAATTTGTTCATAAGCCAAAGAAATTCATAAAACCTATCATCtagataaaatttcaaagaCCTAATGAAATTTTAACAAGGTTAATGTTGGATCATAATTTTCTAAGGAAGTAATTGATCCATCGGTATGGTTGGGGAAGTTACGGtagatttttctattttgttgtGCAAGTAACTTATTGGGGGGATTTTTTAATCCACGGTTATGGTAGGTTTTCTATTTTGGGTTGTTTTCTAGAAATAGTATGTTTCCATTTGGTTTAAAGTCGTTTGGTAGTAATTATAGAAAGtgttattatcttaaaaaatgtttttgaaaaaaaaatctatttgacaaaatttagtaAACACTTCTAAAGATCTGAAAACTCAAATCATATGATTGAAATATCACTTGTGACGTTCTAGAGAAACActtaagtggtgtttgttttttagctgaatagaaaaaactaaaatatttggttttttctattcatctAAAAGTACCTTGTTGATATTAAGCAATATAACTAAActgaacttattatcaataagtttaatttaattatgttggttgatgtcaatgagttacttttaacaaataatttgactttttctattaagccaaaaaacaaacaccaccttagtctcATTCCATAGTACAATTAGGGtttttctattataaattttacttttaaactttttaagaagtaaataaattaacattatatatataaagagaagaaaaaaattgaaaatattttaattaattttttattgtaaaaggattttccaattcttctttGAAACCCCAAATTcaatctatttttgtttttaaatactagtcttattatcattcttaatTTGAGTATTTTGGTATAAAATTAGAAGCTTTTAAggaatgtaaaagaaaaaaggaaaattaggtgggaaaatgaaatttaaaaaagaaaggggaagaaaatataaaattaataagtttaaaaatgaagttttcTATCGATGAGGATTTtggtattttat
Protein-coding regions in this window:
- the LOC100251299 gene encoding SKP1-like protein 4, coding for MAKTVNLKSSDGHIFTVEEAVALKCHTIKNVVEDTGDDEVLLPKVNGKTLAKVMEYCEKHVKEPSGLDQKEVDEMKKWDMEFVDVDQAVLYDMLMAANYLSIAGLIELICMKAADMIRGKSPEQIREIFKIENDFTKEEEAKIRGENAWAFE